Proteins from one Ramlibacter sp. PS4R-6 genomic window:
- a CDS encoding lipoprotein insertase outer membrane protein LolB, with protein MKLHAPWRAAGAALLALLLSACATAPKPPAEATAEMGPWAGRLALTVQDKPNESFAAGFELKGNPQRGELELLSPLGGTLGLLQWQPGKATLRSSSRTTEYESLEALVTQVAGTSIPVAALFDWLRGVATPVPGWQPDLTQLAQGRLRAVRTDPQPQADLRVLLER; from the coding sequence ATGAAATTGCACGCCCCCTGGCGCGCCGCCGGCGCGGCGCTCCTTGCCTTGCTGCTGTCGGCTTGCGCGACGGCGCCCAAGCCCCCGGCCGAAGCGACGGCCGAAATGGGGCCCTGGGCCGGGCGCCTGGCGCTGACCGTGCAGGACAAGCCGAACGAATCCTTCGCGGCGGGCTTCGAGCTGAAAGGCAACCCGCAGCGAGGCGAGCTTGAATTGCTCTCGCCGCTGGGCGGCACGCTGGGCCTCCTGCAATGGCAGCCGGGCAAGGCCACCTTGCGGTCGAGCTCGCGCACCACCGAATACGAATCGCTGGAAGCGCTGGTGACGCAGGTGGCGGGCACTTCCATCCCGGTCGCGGCGCTGTTCGACTGGCTGCGCGGCGTCGCCACGCCCGTGCCGGGCTGGCAGCCGGACCTGACGCAGCTCGCACAAGGCCGCCTCAGGGCGGTGCGAACCGACCCGCAGCCCCAGGCCGACCTGCGCGTCCTGCTGGAGCGCTGA